In one window of Tubulanus polymorphus chromosome 3, tnTubPoly1.2, whole genome shotgun sequence DNA:
- the LOC141902422 gene encoding uncharacterized protein LOC141902422, with protein MALKMVQIIEQVITRKTALEIYLSDVENETSAKLHQVEDFETVLRTTGDRLRIQLDSWIQDLKDETTAIHNDLSTSLRTATAAADSETNANIFSDDSGINSDTERSEPGEESIGKSSNENSVEISNDDSDYNLSTNEQIPVAPPSDQCTRKNPTEHFSDDKAPPSVQRTDNNEQISSDFNVRPSDQTTNERIPSIYIAPPCVQCVRVTSIGRNMNCASRCLDDRLIVDGSSVDSWLESVEFGFKNRASNSATNDREYKDDDDTNDDSRKNVIKRGFVHTEHGTYVNIKSGRTGALYMINTALYATNGRTLVGLNISADIEEPNFVCLSVDGFITDLTGRAGTNDIIVSTDTQTIYLISPLIREMGRMEIKSELDLSRTVEGNECCSFTLLSQESHRILVMLSKTKSSTQFSTLVKIWQVEIDDDERLCNPKPVYRFPRWSVVTRGCDQVSDQLLYTRSGHDREDSLKRVDKFVFV; from the coding sequence ATGGCATTGAAAATGGTACAAATCATAGAGCAAGTGATCACGCGTAAAACAGCGTTGGAGATTTATTTGAGCGATGTGGAGAACGAAACGTCTGCTAAACTGCACCAGGTCGAAGATTTTGAGACGGTCCTCCGTACGACCGGGGACCGTCTCAGAATACAACTGGACTCATGGATTCAagatttgaaagatgaaacCACGGCGATTCACAACGATTTATCGACCAGTTTAAGAACAGCCACCGCCGCCGCCGATTCCGAAACGAACGCGAATATATTTTCGGATGATTCCGGGATTAATTCCGATACGGAAAGATCCGAACCCGGTGAGGAATCGATAGGTAAATCTAGCAACGAAAACTCAGTTGAAATTTCTAACGATGATAGCGATTATAATCTCAGCACCAACGAGCAAATACCAGTAGCGCCCCCTAGTGATCAGTGTACGAGGAAAAACCCCACTGAGCATTTCTCAGATGATAAAGCGCCCCCTAGTGTTCAGCGCACAGACAACAATGAGCAGATTTCCTCAGATTTTAACGTTCGCCCTAGTGATCAAACGACCAATGAGCGAATTCCCTCCATTTATATAGCGCCCCCTTGTGTTCAATGCGTACGAGTGACGTCTATCGGTCGTAATATGAACTGCGCTTCTCGTTGCCTAGACGACCGTTTGATTGTTGACGGGAGCTCGGTGGATTCGTGGTTGGAATCGGTTGAATTCGGATTCAAAAATCGCGCCTCAAATTCCGCTACCAACGATCGAGAATACAAAGATGACGATGATACAAACGATGATTCGAGGAAAAATGTAATCAAACGAGGGTTCGTTCATACTGAACACGGAACCTATGTGAATATAAAATCTGGACGTACTGGCGCCCTCTATATGATAAACACGGCACTATACGCCACGAATGGACGAACCCTGGTCGGTTTGAATATTTCGGCAGATATCGAAGAACCCAATTTCGTCTGCTTATCTGTGGATGGGTTCATTACCGATCTAACGGGTAGAGCGGGTACTAACGATATCATAGTTTCAACCGATACCCAAACGATCTATCTGATATCACCCCTTATCCGAGAAATGGGACGGATGGAAATAAAAAGCGAACTGGATCTGTCCCGAACCGTGGAAGGGAACGAGTGTTGCTCGTTCACGCTGTTAAGCCAGGAATCACACCGTATTCTTGTCATGTTGTCTAAAACTAAGAGTTCCACTCAGTTTTCCACGTTAGTCAAGATTTGGCAAGTCGAAATAGACGATGATGAACGCCTTTGTAACCCGAAACCAGTTTATCGGTTTCCGAGGTGGTCGGTGGTGACCAGAGGATGTGACCAAGTGTCTGATCAGTTACTCTACACCCGCAGTGGACACGACCGAGAAGATTCGTTAAAACGCGTTGATAAATTCGTATTCGTTTAA